The proteins below come from a single Ruegeria sp. SCSIO 43209 genomic window:
- a CDS encoding secondary thiamine-phosphate synthase enzyme YjbQ codes for MQTEFSIQTQGVGLYEITAPLRSWLRPVSDGLLTLFVRHTSCSLLIQENADPEVQTDLRAFFERLVPQSDDPSMAYLRHTYEGPDDMPAHIKAAMMPVSLSIPVSGGVPALGTWQGIYLFEHRNAPHERKVAAHFG; via the coding sequence ATGCAGACAGAATTCTCGATTCAGACACAGGGCGTGGGGCTCTATGAGATTACCGCCCCTTTGCGCAGTTGGCTGAGGCCGGTTTCGGACGGTTTGCTGACGCTCTTTGTGCGCCACACTTCTTGTTCGCTGCTTATTCAGGAAAACGCCGACCCCGAGGTGCAGACTGATCTGCGCGCATTCTTTGAACGGCTGGTGCCGCAATCGGATGATCCGTCGATGGCTTATCTGCGCCACACCTATGAGGGGCCGGACGACATGCCCGCCCATATCAAGGCCGCGATGATGCCTGTTTCGCTGTCGATACCAGTATCAGGTGGGGTGCCTGCGCTGGGCACATGGCAAGGGATATATCTGTTTGAACACCGCAACGCGCCGCATGAAAGAAAGGTCGCTGCGCATTTTGGGTGA
- the nrdR gene encoding transcriptional regulator NrdR yields MRCPFCGNIDTQVKDSRPAEDHVAIRRRRFCPACGGRFTTYERVQLRDLVVIKTNGKREDFDRDKLERSIRISMQKRPIDPDRIDQMISGIVRRLESMGETDIPSNKIGEIVMEALARIDTVAYVRFASVYKNFQAADDFEEFVHELRPPQPSTDE; encoded by the coding sequence ATGCGCTGCCCGTTTTGCGGAAATATCGATACTCAGGTCAAAGATTCACGCCCGGCAGAGGATCACGTCGCGATCCGTAGACGGCGGTTCTGCCCGGCCTGCGGCGGACGGTTCACCACCTATGAACGCGTGCAACTGCGTGATCTGGTCGTCATCAAAACCAACGGTAAGCGCGAAGACTTCGACCGCGACAAGCTGGAACGCTCGATCCGTATTTCGATGCAGAAGCGGCCCATTGATCCCGATCGGATTGATCAGATGATCTCCGGTATCGTGCGCCGTCTTGAAAGCATGGGGGAAACCGATATCCCTTCGAATAAAATCGGTGAAATTGTAATGGAAGCGCTGGCCCGGATTGATACGGTCGCATATGTTCGCTTTGCGAGTGTGTACAAGAATTTCCAGGCGGCCGATGATTTCGAGGAGTTTGTCCACGAGTTGCGCCCGCCGCAACCTTCGACGGATGAGTGA